Proteins encoded by one window of Elaeis guineensis isolate ETL-2024a chromosome 12, EG11, whole genome shotgun sequence:
- the LOC105054904 gene encoding uncharacterized protein, whose translation MENSGFLSCEKLDRLANWLGASVSSAFFASLERCSCINLSTTDNEDEAKPEEAKDRPLMLTKPISHDAPDEAPKPVLQNPDADKLPPV comes from the coding sequence ATGGAGAATTCCGGCTTCCTTTCGTGCGAGAAGCTCGACCGCTTGGCGAATTGGCTGGGGGCGAGCGTCTCCTCTGCCTTCTTCGCCTCCCTGGAGCGCTGCTCGTGCATCAATCTCAGCACCACCGACAACGAGGACGAGGCCAAGCCGGAGGAGGCCAAGGACCGCCCTCTCATGCTAACGAAGCCCATCTCCCATGACGCTCCTGATGAGGCCCCCAAGCCCGTTCTCCAAAACCCTGATGCCGACAAGCTCCCCCCGGTCTGA